GCTTGTTCTGTACATCCTATAAAGATGCGACAAAGAACAAGGCGGCAGATGTCAAATATAAGTTCAAGACGAAGGATCTGTCGTTCTTCTGCCGACAGCTTGCGGCAATGCTTACATCGGGTGTAAGTCTTGTAAAGGCGCTTCAGATATTGCAGGCGCAAAGTGAAAACAAAAAGCAAAAGCAGGTGCTTCTCGATATATACGAGGAGGTACAGAAGGGTCGCAGCTTCTCTGAGGCCATAGCGACAAAGCCCGGCGTATTTCCGTCACTTTTTGTCAGCATGGTAAGTGCAGGTGAAGCGTCCGGTAGCCTTGATACAATCATGAACCGTGTATCAGAGCATTACGCAAAGGACAGTAAGACGCAGAACAAGATAAAGGGCGCTATGATATACCCTATAGTACTGCTTGTGCTTCTGTTAGTTATCATGATAGCGATGTTCACAATGATCATGCCTATGTTCCGTGACCTTGCGGGCGACACCGAAATGCCTCCGTTGTCTGCGGCTATTTTCGGAATAAGTGACTTTATGATAAACCAGTGGTACATACTTGTTATAGTTGCAATAGCTATAGTAATTACCTTGAGAATTATTTTGAAAACCCCGTCAACAAAGCTGAAATGGGACGAGATGCTGCTAAAGCTCCCAACGGTCGGAAAACTGTTGCGCACTATTTATACGGCTCGTTTTGCCCGTACAATGTCTAACCTTTTCTCATCCGGTCTTCAGATGGTAGACTGTATCGAAAAGTCGGTAAGTACGCTCGGCAATACATATATCATAAAGCAGTTTGAAGATGTTGTCGAGAATGTTAAGCGAGGCGAGGCACTTTCCGTAGCGATGGGCAGAATAAACGTATTTGACGGTATGTTCGTTTCTATCGTTTATGTCGGTGAGGAATCAGGTACTCTGGATACCATTCTTGCTAAGTCGTCCGATTATTACGATGATGAAGCTGATTCAGCCGTTTCAAGACTGGTAGGACTTATGGAGCCTGTTATGATCATACTTATGGGTATTATGGTAGGATGTCTGCTTGCGGGCGTATTCCCGATCCTCTATTCAGGTATGGACGGCATAGGAAATTCATAATAATCAATTTGAAAACCTCAACTTAAATAAGCAGGAAGGAAATTTAGAGATATGTTATCTATTGATATTACCGACAGACAAATCAAACTCGTGCGTGGTACCTCACAGGGTTCGAAAATCAAAATCGACGAGGTTGATTTCAGAGAGATCGAGAAGGGTCTTGTTTCAAACGGCTACATAGCAGATGTTCCGCTGGTTGCGGCTGAAATAATTGATATAATCAATACAAGAGCAATCAAGGAAAAGGATACTATCGTATCAATCAGTTCAAGTTCGATACTCTATAAGGAGCTTATGCTCCCCAAGCCCAAGAAGATTTCCAACACCGCCGCTATCGAGGCAATGATAGGAAGTAATATGGGTATTTCCAACGATTACAATATTTCGTATACAATCGTTGGTGAAACCGTAGACGAGAACAAGAATCCTCTTATCAAGGTTCTTGCCACAGCCTGCCCCCAGCGTCTTGTTGACGGCTATGTAAAGCTGTTCACACATATGGGTCTTTCACTTAAGGCTGTAAACATTTCAAACAACGCTATTTCACGTCTTATCCAGAACACTCCCAAGATGTCGGGCTATATGCCGCTCCTGCTTGTTCAGATAGACAAGGAGTTCCTGAATATCAACCTTTACGAAGACAACGTTCTTTCGTTCTCAAGATATTTCAAGATCGACCCCGCAGATTATAACAATGCGGAGGACTATGTAAATCAGGCTATTTACGACAACCTGTTCAGAATGTTCCAGTTCTTCCAGTCAAGGAAGGATATGAAGCCTATCAAGGAAATGATGTTCTACGGTGAGATAGGCGACTTTATAGCACTTACGAATACCGTATCGGGCTTCAATGTTTCGTGTCATATCCTGAGCGCTCCCACGACTATAGCATCAAGAGCGGACTTTGAGTTTACCGTATACGCAAACGCTATCGGCGCACTCTACAAGGTAAACAAGGAGCTTGAGCATATCAACCTTCTTGATACCACAGCGGCTAAGGAAAGCAAGGGTCTTAACACCTTCTTCATCGGACTTGGTGCAGCGGCACTTATCAGCGTGGTTTCTGTAATCGGTGCGAATGTTGTTGTTGACATAATCAATAACAATATCAAGGGTGAAATAAAGCAGGTTCAGGCACAGATAAATGATACAGAGCTTCAGACAAGGCTCACAACCTTACAGCAGAAGGAAGGCGTTCTTGCAAACTTCCAGAGCTATAAATCGTCAATCGCAAACGCTGAGATAATGTACAATTATATGCCTAAGGGAACGACCGATGTGTACAAAATGCTCAGAGAGCCGTTCACGGCAAAGCAGGACGGCATCGAAAGCGTTACTAAAGACGACATCCGCAAGAAGCTGAACGGAATGAAGCTGACCGATAAAGTCAGCATCAACGGATACACGGTTACGGCATCATTCAGCTGTACCGACCAGTCACAGCCTTCACAGTATGTCAGAGCACTTATCGATCAGGGCTATTTCGAAAACATAAACTATACAGGTTACAGTGTTGAAAAAGCAACAGGCGAAAATGCCGATAAGAAGGAAAGCATTACTTTCAAGCTCACTATGCTCCTCAAGGCCGGCAACGACTTGAAACTGGATAAGGACGAAGCAAACAGTGCAATTGAAAACCTGAATAACCAGGGAAGCGAATCAGATGCGTCAGCAGGTGAAAACGGATCTGATACTTCTTCGAGTGCAGAATAAAGGGGAAAGGACATACAGAATATGAAGATCAGTAAACAGGAACGTATCCTTATTGTAGTATTTTTAGTTGCCGCAATTATCGGTGTTGGCGTGTTTATTTTCGTGTTGCCCAATTTCAACATGATTGACACAAACAATAAGCAGCTTGCGACAGTAAAGAAAGAGTATTCGGATATACTTACTCAGCTTGAACACGAGAGTACAATCGACACCGAGATCAGTCAGGCTTATGAGGACGGTAAGAACCTCGCCGAAACATTCTACAACGATCTTACCGAATACGAAGCAGATGAAATTATGCGTCAGTTTATTGCTAAAGGCAAGAACATAACAGTTGACGGACTGACAATATCCAACTTCACAACACAGGCACTTTCCGTATCGGTATTTACACCTACAGAGGTTACATATCCGCTTAAGGACTTCGCCAATACTGTTGTTGAGCAGGAAAGCGAGCAGAAGGATATATCATCTATGAGCACAAGAGAGCTTGTAATGTACGCTAAGCAGGTAACCGCTACGTTACTTGCGGCTTCTGACCAGGTAACTGTCGGTTCAATCACGGTTTCATTTACAGCACACTCCGACAAGCTCCAGAATCTGCACGATTTCGTTGATCTTCTCTATGACGGAATTTACAACGATAAAATCAAAGGTGCAGACGGAAAACCGCTCTCAAAGGCAACCTATTTATCATCTGTAGATTATCAGATGGAAGAGAAGACCGCAAGCACGGACGAATCGGCAGCTGCAACAAAAGGCTTCGAAATGGATCTTTCGGTAAGCTTCTTATGTATTCAGCCCGTTGCGGATCCCTTTGCGGTAAAGGCGGAATAAATTAACCTTAATTTTGCTCAGTAAGGAATGAAAGGATGAAACGCTATGAACAAACATAACAGAAAAGCGTTAATGATGAAAAGGGCGTTACTGCGGCTGAAATGCGGCAGAGGAAGCGTTTTATTCTTCATTGTCGCAATAATGTCGGTTATGATAGTGCTGGCATCGGCGGTATATTATTCGGCTGTTTCGGCAAGAAAACAGGTCGAGATAAGATATGGCGACGAGCAGTCATATCAGAGTGCCGTATCGTTAAACGACCTCGTAACCGAATATCTTAACACAAAGACGGAAGATGCATTTGTCGATGCTATTCTGGCTCTTGCACCCGGAAGCTCTCTTACTACACAGGGAACAGGTACAGACAGCTTCGCAAAGCTTGCCGAGGGTCTTGGCGACTATAAGGTAACGGTAACAAAGATTTCAGGCGACAGCAGCGATGAAAAGCATACCGTAAAAATCGAAACGGAAGTAATAGTAGACGGCGAGTCATCAACAGTTACATCTGTAGGTGAGTTCACGCTTGTTTCAAAACCGTACTCATTTGACAGATTCTTCACGTCAACGGGATATGCGCCTAATGACGTTGTAATGTCCGGTATGACGATAACTTCCACAATGTATCTTGATAATGAGTACAGCCAGATAGGTTCATTACAGTCAGGAAACTCCGGAATAAATATCAAGGCTGAGGTTATCAGTGCGGGAACATTGGCAATTAACAATGCTCCTATCAACGCAGACGGTGACAAGACGTTTGATATAACAGTCGGCAACAATCTTATTATGACCTTTAACGGCGGTCAGGGTGCAATGAACCTGAAAGGCGGTAAGATAAGAGTCGGCGGCAATCTCATACAGGGTACATCGTTCAACTATGAGAACGATACCGATGTTTATGTTGTCGGTGATTTCATAAGCGGACGACCCAGTAATGACAGCAACTGTGAGATTTATGTAAACGGCGATGCCGCTTTCTTCGGAAATGAACCATATAAGGGCAAGGTTTATGTAAACGGTGATGTTTACATTGACAAAGAAGTAAACACGGGCGATAAGTTTCCCGGCGGAATAACAATCGGCGGTAATGTCTACCTCTGCTCAGGTTCAAGCTATTTCGGCGCACAGACGACATGGATAAAGTCGCACGGCATTGACGACAGCAGAATAAAGAATTATTCCGATGCTTCAATACGTTTTGAAGCGAAAAACGGCGAGAACGACAGCGCATACAATGCACTGCGTGCAAATATGGATAAGGCACGTTCACTTGCAGGCGGTACGTCGGCATACAACTATGTATGGCCCTCGGATAGTTACCTTTGTGAATCTCTGACCAATGTCAAGGCGAAGATAAACGAAAAGATCGGCAATCCCGAGTACACCAACTGGAATATGACAAAGAAGTTTATCAATGACGACGGTACATATAAATACGATCCGATAAACTACAACTTCGGCAATCCTAGTGCTTCCGAGCTCGAAAGATTTGCAGGCACAGGAAGCAATGAAAATCAG
This window of the [Eubacterium] siraeum genome carries:
- a CDS encoding type II secretion system F family protein, with the protein product MTTFTYVATDVNGKKVKGTEMAEDSVELIDKLRQKGLFCTSYKDATKNKAADVKYKFKTKDLSFFCRQLAAMLTSGVSLVKALQILQAQSENKKQKQVLLDIYEEVQKGRSFSEAIATKPGVFPSLFVSMVSAGEASGSLDTIMNRVSEHYAKDSKTQNKIKGAMIYPIVLLVLLLVIMIAMFTMIMPMFRDLAGDTEMPPLSAAIFGISDFMINQWYILVIVAIAIVITLRIILKTPSTKLKWDEMLLKLPTVGKLLRTIYTARFARTMSNLFSSGLQMVDCIEKSVSTLGNTYIIKQFEDVVENVKRGEALSVAMGRINVFDGMFVSIVYVGEESGTLDTILAKSSDYYDDEADSAVSRLVGLMEPVMIILMGIMVGCLLAGVFPILYSGMDGIGNS
- the pilM gene encoding pilus assembly protein PilM; this encodes MLSIDITDRQIKLVRGTSQGSKIKIDEVDFREIEKGLVSNGYIADVPLVAAEIIDIINTRAIKEKDTIVSISSSSILYKELMLPKPKKISNTAAIEAMIGSNMGISNDYNISYTIVGETVDENKNPLIKVLATACPQRLVDGYVKLFTHMGLSLKAVNISNNAISRLIQNTPKMSGYMPLLLVQIDKEFLNINLYEDNVLSFSRYFKIDPADYNNAEDYVNQAIYDNLFRMFQFFQSRKDMKPIKEMMFYGEIGDFIALTNTVSGFNVSCHILSAPTTIASRADFEFTVYANAIGALYKVNKELEHINLLDTTAAKESKGLNTFFIGLGAAALISVVSVIGANVVVDIINNNIKGEIKQVQAQINDTELQTRLTTLQQKEGVLANFQSYKSSIANAEIMYNYMPKGTTDVYKMLREPFTAKQDGIESVTKDDIRKKLNGMKLTDKVSINGYTVTASFSCTDQSQPSQYVRALIDQGYFENINYTGYSVEKATGENADKKESITFKLTMLLKAGNDLKLDKDEANSAIENLNNQGSESDASAGENGSDTSSSAE